From a single Paenibacillus sp. FSL R5-0345 genomic region:
- a CDS encoding sulfatase, with translation MRILYLDLDSLRPDHLGCYGYPRNTSPNIDLIAKEGVTFTNYYCSDAPCLPSRSALMSGRFGIHNGIVGHGGTAADMRREGPKREFNDRLGMESLPAILRQAAMKTASISTFAERHSAWTFNAGFQEVFNVGGRGHETAEQVLPVALKWLEDNGESENWFLHLNFWDPHTPYRTPESYGNPFEKEPLPDWITEDVFELHRNKKGQHSIEDMNALAKSHYYQHFRHNQEIVNHEDLRVIFDNYDAGVKYLDEHLGKVFSKLSALGVMEDTAIIISADHGESLGELGIYSEHSTADQATCRIPMIVRWPGGKKGIVEDGLHYHLDLGPTLASLLNLKKAPSWDGESYAGAILEGHLGGRDYLVISQCAHVCQRSVRFADWLYIRTYHDGHHGFPKEMLFDLKDDPYEQHNLAEVRKDICMNAVYLLNEWHDNMMGSMDCDIDPLWTVLKEGGPYHAKEYVNISSQDA, from the coding sequence ATGAGAATCTTATATTTGGATTTGGATTCGCTTCGCCCGGACCATCTGGGATGTTATGGCTATCCTCGGAATACCTCCCCGAATATCGATTTAATCGCTAAAGAAGGGGTTACCTTTACCAACTATTATTGTTCAGATGCTCCGTGTCTGCCGTCTCGGTCCGCTTTAATGTCAGGGAGATTTGGCATTCATAATGGAATTGTAGGACATGGGGGAACCGCTGCTGATATGCGTAGAGAAGGGCCCAAACGTGAATTCAATGATCGACTAGGAATGGAGAGTCTTCCCGCTATATTAAGGCAAGCGGCCATGAAAACCGCATCGATCAGCACCTTCGCCGAACGGCACTCGGCCTGGACCTTTAATGCCGGATTTCAAGAAGTGTTCAATGTTGGTGGAAGGGGGCATGAGACGGCAGAGCAGGTGCTTCCAGTGGCACTTAAATGGCTTGAGGATAACGGGGAGTCCGAAAATTGGTTTCTGCACCTGAATTTCTGGGATCCTCATACGCCTTATCGTACACCTGAGAGCTACGGTAATCCGTTTGAGAAGGAGCCCTTACCCGATTGGATCACTGAAGATGTGTTTGAGCTTCACCGAAATAAGAAAGGGCAGCACAGTATAGAAGATATGAATGCGCTCGCTAAATCGCATTATTATCAGCATTTCAGGCATAATCAGGAAATAGTGAATCATGAGGACCTCCGTGTTATCTTCGACAACTATGATGCTGGAGTCAAGTATCTGGATGAGCATCTCGGAAAAGTCTTCTCCAAGCTGAGCGCACTTGGCGTGATGGAAGATACGGCTATCATAATCTCTGCGGATCACGGTGAGAGCCTGGGTGAGTTAGGGATTTACTCTGAGCACAGCACGGCAGATCAGGCGACTTGCCGCATTCCGATGATAGTTCGCTGGCCAGGGGGCAAGAAGGGAATCGTGGAGGATGGGCTACATTATCACCTTGATCTTGGACCCACATTAGCAAGCCTTTTGAATTTGAAAAAGGCTCCTTCATGGGATGGAGAAAGTTATGCAGGTGCCATTCTGGAGGGACATTTGGGAGGGCGTGACTATCTCGTAATCTCACAATGTGCACATGTGTGCCAACGCAGCGTCCGATTTGCGGATTGGTTATATATACGAACCTATCATGACGGACACCATGGATTCCCGAAAGAAATGTTGTTTGATTTGAAGGACGATCCTTACGAACAACATAATCTCGCTGAAGTGCGTAAAGACATCTGTATGAATGCCGTCTATCTATTGAATGAATGGCATGACAACATGATGGGTTCCATGGATTGTGATATTGATCCATTATGGACGGTACTTAAAGAAGGCGGACCCTATCATGCGAAAGAGTATGTGAACATATCTTCACAGGATGCTTAG
- a CDS encoding chromate transporter, whose translation MIWNLFFIFIKIGLLSFGGGYAIIPMIQHEAMAGGWLSEREFQEVVSIAGMSPGPVATNSATLIGYRVAGIEGAIVSTLGMVLPSLIIIIVISIFFYRVRDSQWIKTLFYGLRPVITGLIAYAAIRFGLNSVEHAFISWQTIGTLIIVFAALYGLMKYKLHPLTIIVASGIVGVAFF comes from the coding sequence GTGATTTGGAATTTATTTTTTATTTTTATTAAAATTGGACTGCTCTCCTTTGGTGGAGGGTACGCCATCATTCCGATGATTCAGCATGAAGCTATGGCTGGCGGCTGGTTATCCGAAAGGGAATTTCAAGAGGTAGTTTCCATCGCAGGGATGTCACCAGGCCCTGTTGCAACTAACAGTGCCACCTTGATTGGATATCGTGTAGCTGGAATTGAAGGAGCGATTGTATCCACATTAGGCATGGTTCTACCTTCATTAATCATCATCATTGTTATTTCCATCTTCTTTTATCGGGTGAGAGACAGTCAATGGATTAAAACGTTATTCTATGGTTTACGTCCAGTGATTACAGGCTTGATTGCTTATGCTGCGATTCGGTTTGGCTTAAATAGCGTGGAACATGCTTTTATTAGTTGGCAGACCATTGGTACGTTGATCATTGTATTCGCTGCACTTTATGGTTTAATGAAATATAAGCTGCATCCGCTCACCATTATTGTTGCCTCTGGTATTGTTGGTGTAGCCTTTTTTTAG
- a CDS encoding cache domain-containing sensor histidine kinase — translation MKTFKRLSIRTQVLLFGLFIVAIIPIIVSKVYQLSSETIINQNTQYNTELVSLLKQRISANYANVSSMMMNVGYDSTVQKFLVENDKLREYDLSQKVEGLLSIARNMNTDILDIIVIGPSNTRISLAGRTKYAVDLMKTAGEDGIVHYRGYSPPDKVIDKRKLLFGMNIFASGDTSLYGEKIGYIAVIVDMKAIQTEISEYPRLVGTSFFMMDDKGMIYSNSDEPEDMLQQFQNRATGSDGESIVETVNGKKYAIQSFRLPEISGKIITAVPVHNLMKELEKLKKVSYAFLALILLVVSIPYSVLMMNLLRPLSRLMRYMNQLKGGSLGILNNKVDLKGYAEIEIISRQFNDMTTRIHDLTDQLIDASTQLYQTDLEKQRAEYSYLQSQINPHFLSNTLDTIKGVAIVKGNRDIFEMTTALSTMLKYSIKGKAEVTLGEELKIAESCVRIYQGRFPDKFTYKLFCPQEWLHIPVPKMILQPIVENALGHGLEAQGQGILLITVEKSAAGLLEIAVEDNGVGIDPARLEQLTELLAGKNIESGDHIGLLNVNNRLNLKYGDPCGVLLFSKAGSGTKTVLRLPGSLIDQQEART, via the coding sequence ATGAAGACATTTAAGCGACTCTCCATCCGTACTCAGGTTCTGTTATTCGGGCTGTTTATCGTTGCCATTATCCCAATCATCGTCTCAAAGGTTTATCAATTATCAAGCGAGACTATCATCAATCAGAATACGCAATATAATACAGAACTAGTTTCCCTCCTTAAGCAACGGATTTCTGCCAACTATGCCAACGTTTCATCTATGATGATGAATGTAGGGTACGACTCCACCGTCCAAAAGTTTCTCGTTGAGAATGATAAGCTCCGGGAGTACGACCTCTCACAAAAGGTAGAGGGACTATTGAGTATCGCCCGAAATATGAATACGGATATCCTGGATATTATTGTTATCGGACCTTCAAACACTCGTATTTCATTAGCGGGAAGAACGAAATATGCTGTTGATCTTATGAAGACTGCCGGGGAGGATGGAATCGTACATTATCGCGGATACAGTCCTCCTGACAAGGTTATCGACAAGAGAAAGTTACTATTCGGGATGAACATCTTCGCTTCAGGTGACACGTCTTTATATGGAGAAAAAATCGGCTATATCGCAGTTATTGTAGATATGAAAGCCATTCAAACAGAAATTTCAGAGTACCCTCGTTTGGTTGGAACCAGTTTTTTTATGATGGATGATAAAGGGATGATCTACTCTAATAGTGATGAGCCGGAAGATATGCTCCAGCAGTTTCAAAATCGGGCAACGGGAAGTGACGGAGAGTCCATCGTAGAAACAGTCAACGGAAAAAAATATGCTATTCAATCCTTTCGCCTGCCTGAGATCTCTGGAAAAATCATTACCGCCGTTCCTGTCCATAATTTAATGAAGGAACTGGAGAAATTAAAGAAGGTCAGCTACGCTTTTCTGGCATTAATCTTGTTGGTCGTTTCTATTCCCTACTCTGTGCTCATGATGAATCTCTTAAGACCATTATCTAGGCTTATGCGTTATATGAATCAATTAAAGGGCGGAAGTCTGGGAATATTAAACAATAAGGTGGATTTAAAGGGCTACGCTGAGATTGAAATCATCTCTAGACAGTTCAACGATATGACAACACGGATTCATGATTTGACGGACCAATTAATCGATGCGTCCACTCAGCTTTACCAGACTGATCTGGAAAAGCAACGAGCCGAATACTCGTATTTGCAAAGTCAAATTAATCCCCATTTCTTAAGCAATACTTTAGATACAATCAAAGGCGTTGCAATCGTAAAAGGAAATCGGGATATCTTCGAGATGACTACCGCCCTAAGCACAATGCTCAAGTACAGTATCAAAGGTAAAGCGGAGGTAACTCTTGGAGAGGAACTGAAGATCGCAGAATCTTGTGTAAGGATATATCAAGGCCGTTTCCCGGACAAATTCACATACAAGCTGTTCTGTCCACAGGAATGGTTACATATTCCCGTACCAAAAATGATCCTTCAACCCATTGTCGAAAATGCACTTGGTCATGGGCTTGAGGCTCAAGGTCAGGGCATCTTGCTGATCACAGTAGAGAAAAGTGCAGCGGGACTGCTTGAAATCGCTGTAGAAGATAATGGTGTAGGCATCGACCCTGCAAGATTGGAACAACTAACCGAGTTGCTGGCTGGTAAGAACATAGAATCCGGTGATCATATCGGGCTCCTAAACGTCAACAACCGTCTAAATCTAAAGTACGGTGATCCTTGTGGAGTTCTGCTGTTCAGTAAGGCAGGCAGTGGGACGAAGACCGTTTTGAGGCTTCCCGGATCTTTGATAGATCAACAAGAAGCCAGAACATAA
- a CDS encoding formylglycine-generating enzyme family protein — MSENIRACCSASRNQIEKQGSVDICKEYTTVQGLEEDKDLSDMILIPGGTFLMGTDDKEGFPADGEGPARNVTLSTFLIDATAVTNKQFALFIKETNYVTDAERFGWSYVFHSFVSKETGEKVTQVATQTPWWWVVDGADWSHPEGPDSHVDERLDHPAIHISWNDADAYCRWAGKRLPTEAEWEYAARGGLVQKRYPWGDELKPGGEHRCNIWQGKFPDKNHASDGYAGTAPVKSYQPNGYGLYNMSGNAWEWCEDWFTPDYHLSSESVNPRGPVSGVARSMRGGSYLCHKSYCNRYRVAARSKNTPDSSAGNIGFRCAADFTG; from the coding sequence ATGTCAGAGAATATACGGGCTTGCTGTTCAGCTAGTAGAAATCAAATTGAGAAACAAGGGTCCGTCGATATTTGTAAGGAGTACACAACGGTCCAAGGACTAGAAGAGGATAAAGATTTATCGGACATGATCCTTATTCCAGGAGGTACTTTTCTTATGGGGACGGATGACAAAGAAGGTTTTCCGGCAGATGGAGAAGGGCCAGCAAGGAATGTTACCTTATCTACCTTTTTGATCGATGCAACGGCAGTTACGAATAAACAGTTTGCTTTATTTATCAAGGAAACAAACTACGTTACAGATGCGGAACGTTTTGGATGGTCTTACGTGTTTCATTCTTTTGTTTCCAAAGAGACAGGGGAAAAGGTAACCCAAGTGGCGACTCAAACCCCCTGGTGGTGGGTGGTAGACGGAGCGGATTGGAGCCATCCGGAAGGCCCGGATTCGCATGTAGACGAACGCCTTGATCATCCTGCAATTCATATATCATGGAATGATGCGGATGCGTATTGTCGCTGGGCCGGCAAACGTCTTCCTACGGAAGCGGAGTGGGAGTATGCCGCAAGAGGAGGTCTGGTTCAGAAACGTTATCCTTGGGGTGACGAATTAAAACCGGGTGGAGAGCATCGCTGCAATATTTGGCAAGGAAAGTTCCCCGATAAAAATCATGCCAGCGACGGTTATGCAGGTACGGCACCGGTGAAGTCCTATCAACCTAACGGATATGGTCTTTATAATATGTCAGGAAATGCGTGGGAATGGTGCGAGGATTGGTTTACGCCGGACTATCATTTGTCTTCCGAATCTGTGAATCCGAGAGGCCCGGTAAGCGGTGTAGCAAGGTCGATGCGAGGAGGATCGTATTTGTGCCATAAATCTTATTGTAACCGTTATCGGGTGGCAGCCAGAAGCAAAAATACACCAGACAGCTCAGCAGGGAATATTGGCTTTCGATGTGCGGCTGATTTTACAGGTTGA
- a CDS encoding ROK family protein, translated as MEKRSTHIPSPKKLLYDRIAEQGTVSKLDLLQTFSLTKSTMTRILDEMTEEGLLIECGFGESSGGRRPILYQINPSYGYIIGLEISRLYSSLGLFDMQMNPKSIVHWRMDQAFTPERFLDHVSNQIRAFLRDHQLVDSQIIGIGIGAVGPLDRENGLILKPLHFPSPGWNNLPICKLVKERTGFKAFLDNGANSALLGERWSIRHTNIQHMLYVHAGAGLRYAMMSHGSIVHGTMDMEDAIGQMIIQTDGPRLNNDGNYGALEAFVSVQALEQSARSEASMDNDLILQRYKVSPEKLTYDVLVQAFRDGNPHARELFTQAAIHFGIGLANVINLFHPETIILGGALIHSHDLFFQTAVEVAQRNTYRYPEYQPQFSLGTLKEEAVVTGAAIMVRNHMVL; from the coding sequence GTGGAAAAGCGCTCGACACACATTCCATCCCCAAAGAAACTCCTATATGACCGAATCGCCGAACAAGGTACTGTTTCCAAGTTGGACCTTCTACAAACATTTTCACTGACCAAAAGCACAATGACTCGAATATTGGATGAAATGACGGAGGAAGGCTTGCTGATAGAATGCGGATTTGGGGAATCTAGCGGAGGAAGAAGACCTATTTTATACCAGATCAATCCTTCCTACGGTTACATTATCGGTTTAGAGATTTCCAGATTGTATTCTTCGCTTGGTTTATTTGATATGCAAATGAACCCAAAATCAATTGTTCATTGGAGAATGGATCAGGCATTCACACCTGAAAGATTTTTGGATCATGTAAGTAATCAAATACGCGCTTTCCTCAGGGATCATCAGTTAGTGGACAGTCAAATCATAGGGATAGGAATAGGGGCTGTGGGGCCACTTGACCGCGAAAATGGCTTGATCCTAAAACCGCTACACTTCCCTTCTCCAGGCTGGAACAATCTTCCGATTTGCAAGCTGGTAAAGGAACGGACAGGCTTCAAAGCTTTCTTGGACAACGGTGCCAATTCCGCACTGCTTGGGGAACGATGGTCAATTCGTCATACTAATATTCAACATATGCTTTATGTACATGCTGGAGCAGGACTCCGCTATGCGATGATGTCGCATGGAAGTATTGTTCATGGCACAATGGATATGGAAGATGCAATTGGTCAAATGATCATTCAGACTGACGGCCCCCGATTAAATAATGATGGGAACTACGGAGCTCTGGAAGCATTTGTATCCGTCCAGGCGCTGGAACAAAGTGCACGCTCGGAGGCGAGCATGGACAATGACCTGATCCTCCAAAGATATAAAGTTTCGCCAGAGAAGCTGACTTATGATGTTCTTGTACAAGCCTTTAGAGATGGTAATCCACACGCACGTGAATTATTTACGCAAGCCGCCATTCACTTCGGTATTGGCCTCGCTAATGTCATCAATTTATTTCATCCTGAGACCATCATTCTAGGTGGTGCGCTCATCCACTCTCACGATTTGTTCTTCCAAACGGCAGTGGAGGTAGCCCAGAGAAACACTTATCGTTATCCTGAATACCAACCTCAATTTTCTCTAGGTACATTAAAAGAAGAAGCTGTGGTGACCGGTGCGGCTATAATGGTGAGAAATCACATGGTTCTCTAG
- a CDS encoding ABC transporter permease → MADSVTARTPKRSLKTRTPKQSLGKTILQYKYFYLMVLPVLIWYALFSYAPMYGVTLAFKSFNYSKGILGSPWIGLENFQTLLTDPDFRRAFWNTVIISLMKLIIHFPMPIILAIVLYEFSRTKMKRFFQTILTFPHFISWVVLSGIIINILSKDGIYNQIIMLFGGDPNSPLVDESAFRPVLYLTHVWREIGWDSIIYLAALAGINPELFEAAEVDGANRFRRLLNIAWPGLKSTVAVLLILQVGQLLTQGSSFEQIFNLYSSPVYSVADTIDTYIYRTSFTIGSDFGYMTAVGVVKSIISLILLWAANTFAKKMGEEGLY, encoded by the coding sequence TTGGCTGATTCTGTAACCGCTCGTACGCCTAAGCGAAGCTTAAAAACTCGTACGCCTAAGCAGAGCTTAGGAAAAACGATTTTACAGTACAAGTATTTTTACCTCATGGTTCTACCGGTGTTAATCTGGTACGCCCTCTTCAGCTATGCTCCCATGTACGGTGTAACGTTAGCATTCAAGTCATTTAATTACAGTAAGGGGATTCTGGGAAGTCCCTGGATCGGCTTGGAGAATTTTCAAACGTTGTTGACCGACCCCGATTTCCGCAGGGCATTTTGGAATACGGTCATTATCAGCTTGATGAAGTTGATCATTCATTTTCCAATGCCCATTATCCTGGCGATTGTTTTATATGAGTTTTCCAGGACCAAAATGAAGCGATTTTTTCAGACGATCCTAACGTTCCCGCATTTTATTTCGTGGGTTGTATTGTCGGGGATTATCATCAATATTTTAAGCAAAGACGGGATTTATAACCAGATCATCATGTTGTTTGGCGGGGATCCGAATTCTCCGCTTGTGGATGAAAGTGCATTCAGGCCAGTTCTGTATCTCACTCATGTATGGCGAGAGATCGGTTGGGATTCAATCATTTACCTGGCGGCGCTTGCTGGGATTAATCCTGAGTTGTTTGAAGCGGCAGAAGTGGACGGAGCGAACCGGTTTCGCCGTTTGCTTAACATCGCATGGCCGGGCTTGAAGAGTACAGTCGCAGTCCTGCTAATCCTTCAAGTTGGACAACTACTAACCCAAGGTTCGAGCTTCGAGCAAATTTTTAACCTGTATAGTTCACCGGTATATTCGGTTGCCGACACGATCGATACATACATTTATCGGACTTCTTTCACGATAGGAAGCGACTTTGGATATATGACCGCCGTGGGTGTCGTCAAGTCCATTATCAGCCTGATTCTCTTATGGGCGGCGAACACGTTCGCTAAGAAGATGGGC
- a CDS encoding response regulator, whose product MRSVIIADDEKWIVEGIKAGVNWKKYGFEVIDDAENGQEALQLIQSLRPTLVLTDIKMPVMNGLELIQRGKAVAPDTIFIVLSGHAEFAYAQKAMNYGTFGYCLKPFEIEEIEGMLNRIAQQHESKAVKENPVHVFELYEAVCSGDLERISLWLDEKRIPLSIDTPHIPIVIQGLSSPVEVGQFSSLVFPMSRRRYGYLLEEGQYEVFLRGLEQTEVVQECGVGIGPPISDIHQLDAALESASHAAFSMFATGMPGCYHVNQQQEWLIDEKLKEISRIIHSKDRLGFIAAMESIKKLFKEGTFTIKEAYLLYTSILYLFPREGTRVNGRFFEGYEQLYYRYGTAEAMIDDLILMTLDIFMNRNETDISRISNSKVKEIMLYIRNHFNQEISIQHLANQFFLSPNYLCQLFKKEVGETIIEHISRLRIEYACKMLVETDLSIYQIGEKCGFQDYFYFTRIFKRHIKMTPTQYREENNEDI is encoded by the coding sequence ATGCGTTCAGTGATTATTGCAGATGATGAGAAGTGGATTGTAGAAGGAATTAAAGCAGGAGTGAATTGGAAGAAATACGGCTTTGAAGTGATCGACGATGCCGAAAACGGGCAAGAAGCCCTTCAATTAATTCAATCGCTTCGCCCCACCCTTGTTCTAACAGATATTAAGATGCCTGTAATGAATGGATTAGAGCTCATACAACGTGGCAAGGCTGTTGCGCCCGATACCATCTTTATCGTACTCAGCGGACATGCAGAGTTCGCTTATGCTCAGAAAGCGATGAATTATGGCACTTTCGGATACTGCCTGAAACCTTTTGAAATCGAAGAAATTGAAGGCATGCTTAACCGAATAGCCCAGCAACACGAATCGAAGGCAGTTAAAGAAAATCCTGTCCACGTCTTCGAACTGTATGAAGCGGTTTGTTCCGGAGATCTTGAACGGATTAGCTTATGGTTGGATGAGAAGAGAATACCTTTGTCAATCGATACGCCTCATATCCCTATTGTTATCCAAGGATTAAGTTCACCAGTAGAAGTCGGGCAGTTCTCTTCCCTGGTCTTCCCGATGAGCCGCCGTCGGTATGGCTATTTGTTAGAAGAGGGCCAATACGAAGTTTTCCTCCGGGGTCTTGAACAAACTGAGGTTGTACAAGAGTGCGGAGTCGGGATCGGTCCTCCTATTTCGGATATACACCAATTGGATGCGGCTTTAGAATCCGCTTCTCACGCTGCATTCAGTATGTTCGCGACGGGAATGCCTGGATGTTATCATGTGAATCAGCAACAAGAATGGCTGATCGACGAGAAGCTTAAAGAGATTTCCCGGATTATTCATAGTAAAGACCGGCTCGGATTTATAGCAGCCATGGAATCGATAAAGAAGTTATTCAAAGAGGGAACGTTCACCATTAAAGAAGCCTATTTGCTCTACACCTCGATCCTGTACTTATTTCCTCGGGAAGGGACTCGGGTTAACGGTCGTTTTTTTGAGGGGTATGAACAGCTCTATTATCGCTACGGCACGGCTGAAGCCATGATCGATGATCTGATTCTTATGACGCTTGATATTTTTATGAACAGAAACGAAACTGATATTTCACGAATTTCCAATAGCAAAGTCAAAGAAATTATGTTATATATCCGCAACCATTTTAATCAAGAAATTTCCATCCAGCATTTAGCCAATCAGTTTTTTTTAAGTCCAAATTACTTATGCCAATTATTCAAAAAAGAGGTCGGCGAGACCATCATCGAACATATTAGTCGTTTACGGATTGAATACGCTTGTAAAATGCTGGTTGAAACCGATCTTTCCATATACCAAATCGGTGAGAAATGCGGTTTCCAGGATTATTTCTACTTCACACGGATTTTTAAGCGGCATATCAAAATGACACCAACGCAATATAGGGAAGAAAACAATGAAGACATTTAA
- a CDS encoding chromate transporter, translated as MRTTMKTNVMTNTDLRVSLLFQLFWVFVRIGPVTFGGGYAMIPMIEREISAKRKWLGEEEMDEILSLAGAAPGGVGVNAAAFIGYRLAGVKGAIAAIAGITIPTFIIVCLLSAVYSQLADQPKVIAAMKGIHGAVIALILVAAYRMAKNAIFDKTTAVTAIVIPVVLLVFGINPIYVIAIGLIIGFVYLPIKQLLGLQVRTEKESLNDSDEESNYPEYYI; from the coding sequence ATGAGAACAACTATGAAAACAAATGTGATGACGAATACAGACCTCAGGGTAAGTTTACTGTTCCAGTTGTTTTGGGTATTTGTTCGAATCGGTCCCGTAACTTTTGGGGGCGGTTATGCAATGATCCCCATGATCGAACGGGAAATTTCCGCTAAACGGAAATGGTTGGGTGAAGAGGAGATGGATGAAATTCTATCTCTAGCTGGCGCTGCGCCAGGTGGTGTAGGTGTAAATGCAGCGGCATTCATTGGTTATCGTCTTGCTGGTGTGAAAGGTGCAATTGCTGCAATCGCAGGGATTACGATTCCAACCTTTATCATTGTTTGTTTGCTTAGTGCTGTATACTCACAACTGGCCGATCAACCAAAAGTTATTGCCGCTATGAAGGGGATTCATGGTGCTGTTATTGCCTTGATCCTAGTAGCTGCATATCGAATGGCCAAGAACGCTATATTTGACAAGACTACAGCTGTTACAGCGATAGTTATACCGGTCGTTTTATTAGTTTTCGGAATCAATCCCATTTACGTGATCGCAATTGGATTAATTATCGGGTTTGTCTATTTACCAATCAAACAGCTCTTAGGGCTGCAGGTTCGGACGGAGAAGGAGTCCTTGAATGATTCTGATGAAGAGTCGAATTATCCGGAGTATTACATCTAG
- a CDS encoding helix-turn-helix domain-containing protein: MSSIIHSQFEITVLDVIKIQYQKRVLFDYVQSCYTVSYIQKGEVLTTSSEGDYVASAGDVMIHRPNEPFNVISKTDGVHYLFNINAKVKDGDDFFKLFPLGKVIRVRDRSEYERRFDELRSLWLQEEEDFRNVQVGSLAFFLLYEVMESTKLGGRRSSRDPYVTDRFNEALQYMEERLDQEISREELSKLYHMNPVYFSRAFQKIYKLTPMQMLRKLRLQQAKQMLEYTNYTIEHISQRCGYYDASHFSKVFRGEYGKGPAEHRKSIEFTKTNIATP; the protein is encoded by the coding sequence TTGTCCTCTATCATTCATAGTCAGTTTGAGATCACCGTGCTGGACGTCATAAAAATTCAATATCAGAAGCGGGTCTTATTCGATTACGTCCAGTCTTGTTATACCGTCTCTTATATCCAAAAAGGTGAGGTATTGACGACATCCTCCGAGGGTGATTATGTTGCTTCTGCTGGAGACGTGATGATCCACCGTCCTAATGAACCTTTTAATGTGATCTCCAAAACGGATGGTGTACATTATCTGTTTAATATTAACGCTAAAGTTAAAGACGGAGATGATTTCTTTAAGTTATTCCCTCTAGGCAAGGTGATTCGGGTCCGGGATCGAAGCGAATATGAGCGAAGGTTTGACGAGCTGCGAAGCTTGTGGCTGCAGGAGGAAGAGGATTTCAGAAATGTTCAGGTCGGTTCATTGGCATTTTTTCTCCTTTATGAAGTTATGGAGAGCACCAAGCTTGGCGGGCGCCGCTCATCTCGAGACCCCTATGTCACGGACCGCTTTAACGAGGCGTTGCAATATATGGAGGAGAGACTTGATCAGGAGATTAGTAGAGAGGAGCTTTCCAAGCTCTATCATATGAATCCGGTTTATTTTAGCCGGGCATTTCAGAAAATATATAAACTGACACCTATGCAAATGCTTCGAAAATTGCGGCTGCAGCAAGCTAAACAAATGTTGGAATATACAAATTATACCATCGAGCATATCTCCCAAAGATGTGGTTATTATGATGCCTCGCACTTCAGCAAGGTATTTCGTGGCGAATACGGCAAGGGTCCGGCTGAGCACCGAAAAAGTATCGAATTTACAAAAACAAACATCGCCACTCCATAG